Proteins co-encoded in one Girardinichthys multiradiatus isolate DD_20200921_A chromosome 11, DD_fGirMul_XY1, whole genome shotgun sequence genomic window:
- the ovca2 gene encoding esterase OVCA2: MAPLRVLCIHGYRQNGSSFREKTGALRKLLKKQLELVYVTAPLTVQTAATEEVPNEENNSVPAPGGNEEPRGWWFSDIQARSFNAQQRCEASLGLDESISAVREAVKAQGPFDGVLGFSQGAAFVAMLCSLQEQKLELELDFRFSILVAGFRSACEEHQKFYDAPLQIPSLHVFGLEDRVIPDSMSRDLLPSFQDPQVLIHPGGHFVPAAAAHRQTYQDFLKQFQ, translated from the exons ATGGCTCCTCTCCGGGTCCTGTGCATTCACGGTTACCGTCAGAACGGGAGCTCGTTCCGGGAGAAGACCGGAGCTCTGAGGAAGCTGCTGAAGAAGCAGCTGGAGCTGGTTTACGTCACTGCTCCGCTCACCGTGCAAACAGCTGCCACAGAAG aggttCCTAACGAGGAAAATAATTCAGTTCCTGCACCAGGGGGCAACGAAGAGCCCAGAGGCTGGTGGTTTTCTGACATTCAGGCTCGGAGCTTCAATGCTCAGCAGCGGTGCGAGGCGAGCCTTGGCCTCGACGAGAGCATATCTGCTGTGAGAGAAGCTGTGAAGGCCCAGGGCCCGTTTGACGGCGTCCTGGGATTCAGTCAGGGAGCAGCTTTTGTTGCAATGCTGTGCTCACTCCAGGAGCAAAAACTGGAGCTGGAATTGGACTTCCGCTTTTCCATCCTCGTTGCCGGTTTCCGCAGCGCTTGTGAGGAGCACCAAAAGTTCTACGACGCTCCACTCCAAATCCCATCTCTGCACGTGTTCGGACTGGAGGACCGAGTCATCCCTGACAGCATGAGTAGGGATCTTCTCCCTTCCTTCCAGGACCCTCAGGTCCTCATACATCCTGGGGGTCACTTTGTTCCCGCTGCAGCTGCTCACAGGCAAACGTATCAAGACTTTCTGAAGCAGTTCCAGTAA